The Planctomycetota bacterium genome includes a window with the following:
- the ccoG gene encoding cytochrome c oxidase accessory protein CcoG, whose translation MAGKVGKSVALPVLEERVLSTLNADGTRRWVTPREVKGRLWKARFAVAWFLIALFALLPWLRIAGKPPILLDVMLRQFTFFGTTFRPTETLLLALMFLSIFVTIFLVTALFGRVWCGWACPQTVYLEFVYRPIERLLLGAAYGRRGAHVQGWRRLLMYAVFLVLSAHLANTFLAYFVGTDRLSAWILGSPGNHPVAFGVFAVTVGMMMFDFVFFREQLCTLVCPYGRFQSALLDKDSMIIAYDVARGEPRGNATERRAMEARGEHAGDCVACTMCVQVCPTAIDIRDGLQLECVNCTQCIDACNEVMIKVGKPTGLIRYSNQNRIDGKSKRGFRYRLVIYPLLLVVLLSGLVTLLMRRPSASVEQVRIIGGNFSSAADGIHTPVRIMIENYGDAPGTFTIEGRGDVSVQPAASLVVAALDAGSIDVVVVSPAESFNRGSRAGELVVRGPGEFSKLVPISIAGPFSTGKPIGHSDEKKDKHSKDSDHSPNGSESDRDGKDGR comes from the coding sequence ATGGCCGGCAAAGTAGGAAAGTCCGTCGCGCTGCCCGTGCTCGAGGAGCGCGTGCTGTCCACGCTCAACGCGGACGGCACACGTCGCTGGGTGACGCCGCGCGAAGTGAAGGGTCGCCTCTGGAAGGCTCGCTTCGCGGTGGCGTGGTTTCTCATCGCGCTCTTTGCGCTGCTGCCTTGGCTGCGCATCGCCGGGAAGCCGCCGATCCTGCTCGACGTGATGCTGCGGCAGTTCACTTTCTTCGGAACCACCTTCCGGCCCACCGAGACCCTGCTGCTGGCGCTGATGTTCCTCTCAATCTTCGTGACGATCTTCCTGGTCACGGCCCTCTTCGGCCGCGTCTGGTGCGGCTGGGCCTGCCCGCAGACGGTCTATCTTGAGTTCGTCTACCGCCCGATCGAGCGGCTGCTGCTCGGCGCGGCCTACGGCAGGCGCGGCGCCCATGTGCAGGGATGGCGGCGGCTGCTGATGTACGCGGTCTTTCTTGTGCTCAGCGCGCATCTGGCCAACACCTTTCTGGCCTACTTCGTGGGCACCGACCGGCTCAGCGCGTGGATCCTGGGCTCGCCCGGCAACCATCCGGTGGCCTTCGGTGTCTTCGCCGTCACCGTCGGGATGATGATGTTCGACTTCGTCTTCTTCCGCGAGCAGCTCTGCACGCTGGTCTGTCCCTACGGGCGCTTCCAGAGCGCGCTGCTGGACAAGGATTCGATGATCATCGCCTACGACGTGGCTCGCGGCGAGCCGCGGGGCAACGCGACGGAGCGTCGCGCGATGGAGGCGCGCGGCGAGCACGCGGGCGATTGCGTTGCCTGCACGATGTGCGTGCAGGTCTGCCCCACGGCGATCGACATCCGCGACGGGCTGCAGCTGGAATGCGTCAACTGCACCCAGTGCATCGACGCCTGCAACGAGGTCATGATCAAGGTCGGCAAGCCGACGGGGCTCATTCGCTACTCCAACCAGAACCGGATCGACGGGAAGAGCAAGCGCGGCTTCCGGTACCGCCTGGTGATCTATCCGCTGCTGCTGGTGGTCCTGCTCTCCGGGCTGGTCACGCTGCTGATGCGCCGCCCGAGCGCCTCGGTCGAGCAGGTGCGGATCATCGGCGGCAACTTCAGCAGCGCCGCCGACGGCATTCACACGCCGGTCCGGATCATGATCGAGAACTACGGCGACGCGCCCGGCACTTTCACCATCGAGGGGCGCGGCGATGTGTCCGTGCAGCCCGCGGCTTCACTGGTGGTGGCCGCGCTGGACGCGGGATCGATTGACGTGGTGGTGGTGAGCCCGGCGGAATCCTTCAACCGGGGCAGCCGCGCCGGCGAGCTGGTGGTGCGCGGCCCGGGCGAGTTTTCCAAGCTCGTGCCCATCTCCATCGCCGGACCATTCTCCACGGGCAAGCCGATCGGTCACTCGGATGAGAAGAAGGACAAGCACTCGAAGGATTCCGACCACAGTCCGAACGGGAGCGAGAGCGATCGCGACGGAAAGGATGGCCGATGA
- a CDS encoding FixH family protein, producing the protein MTRRFIENRWAYVPVAMLSFTVTAAAVVVTLAFSDTNVTAAEPDYYRKAASWDDHKRQLAQNNALGWIVTPTIIPGTNDPTLARLELVVADKYGIGIEHASVQAEIIPILSANSRVTLNLPEGDGGHYGVDVPLRVNGQWEIRATVQSKGRLYTDDFRRHVSFGKPAAKNAPGATDAPERPGS; encoded by the coding sequence ATGACTCGCCGGTTCATCGAAAATCGCTGGGCCTATGTTCCCGTGGCCATGCTCTCCTTCACGGTCACGGCGGCGGCGGTGGTGGTCACGCTTGCATTCTCCGACACCAATGTCACCGCGGCGGAGCCCGACTATTACCGCAAGGCCGCTTCGTGGGATGACCACAAGCGCCAGCTCGCCCAGAACAACGCGCTGGGCTGGATCGTGACCCCGACGATCATCCCAGGCACGAACGATCCGACGCTGGCGCGGCTGGAACTGGTCGTGGCGGACAAGTACGGCATCGGCATCGAGCATGCCAGCGTGCAGGCGGAAATCATTCCGATCCTCTCGGCAAACTCCCGTGTCACGCTCAATCTCCCGGAAGGTGACGGCGGACACTATGGCGTCGATGTGCCGCTGCGGGTGAACGGCCAGTGGGAAATTCGTGCCACGGTGCAATCGAAGGGGCGGCTCTACACGGATGATTTTCGCAGACACGTCTCATTTGGAAAGCCTGCGGCGAAGAATGCGCCTGGCGCAACGGACGCGCCGGAAAGGCCGGGATCATGA